The Populus trichocarpa isolate Nisqually-1 chromosome 18, P.trichocarpa_v4.1, whole genome shotgun sequence genomic interval AACCTAGATCACTCGGCATGGAACACCACGCTTCTTGTTGACATGGTGAGATCTTACATTACTTTCaccattaattaattcatcCCAGCATCCATATATACTGGTAATATAGCCAGGCCTTTTCACAAGACCAACACACGCCAAACTTCCTGGCTTtagtagaaaataatatattcattaGCAGCAATGGCTTCCCCCCGAAATGTCGACTTTGAAAGCCAAATCCCGGCGGATCTCCTTATTGCTCGTATTATGCGAATTCATGCAAGCATATCTAACCTTGACTCGTTGAGGCCTTCTACGCAAGTCAATAGCCTCTTCACTCACCTTGTCAAATTATGTACCCTCCCTTCAACCATTGATACTACTGCCTTGCCCCAATTGAGGTGCAAGAAATGCGAGAAAGCCTCATCAATCTATGCGGCCGTGCCGAAGGCCTACTTGAGCTTGAATTTGCGACATTCTTGATCGAGACCCCTCAACCCTTGAACAGCCTTCACCTTTTCCCCTACTATGGGAACTATGTAAAGTTAGCCAGCTTGGAATATAGGATCCTTCATGAAAATGGGGTGGTGCAGCCAAAAAAGGTGGCCTTCGTGGGTTCAGGTCCAATGCCTCTAACTTCTTTTATAATGGCTATACATCATATGAAATTCACccattttgataattttgacgTTGATGAGGCTGCTAATGGTGTCGCCCGTCAACTTGTTGTTTCTGATGCTGAGCTTGAGAAGAGAATGAAGTTTGAGACATGTGACATAGTGAATGTTAAAGAGAAGCTGAGCGAATATGATTGTATATTTCTGGCTGCTTTGGTTGGTCTCAACAAAGACGAGAAATTGAAGATTCTTAGCCGTTTAAGGAAGTATATGAAGGAAGGTGGAATTCTGCTTGTTAGGAGTGCAAACGGAGTACATTTCTTTACCCTGTTGTCGAGGAACATGATTTGGTTGGATTTGAGCTTCTCTCCATCTTTCATCCTACTAATGATGTGATCAACTCGGTTATTCTCGTGCGCAAGCCTGTCTTCTGAAGTATAATAGCTCTTTGAGCTGCCATTTTCTCTAGTTTCCTTTCTGGGAGGGCCAAAACGTGCATCTCAGGCCCCTTCGTGcctttgtttaatgtttttaatttttttagaatttgggGTTTTTCCTTACGTTACGTGCTTTTATGTTTTGTATCATCAAAGAAGTATATGTGATGCTACTATGAAtggcattttcttttcctttttggttaAAACTAGAATTTACTgagatatttatttcaatttattgcTTAAAACTACGAGGCTACGCATCAAATTATCGCCATTCTAATGTTCATTTTACATTCATAAATATGATTGACATGGCTTCAAAAGAACCATAAAAATAATGCTTTAATTAATTGTTCTTCCTAGATTGCTTGAAGACTGATGGTCGGTAAACAGGTAGTTGATGGTGTTTGAGATTATGGTAGTAATTgtaattcaaagtattttttgtttggaaatgaattaaaataatattctttttatttttataaaattatttttaatattagtatgttaaaacgatttaaaaatatatataaaaattaattttaaacgaaaacaatttaaatttttaaaaaacatgatttcaacCGCATTtccaaaacatgaaaacaaaatatgccAAAATGTTTTTAACTATACTTGCTTAACCAACGAGGTTGAATTATACTATATAAACACCACAAGATGTGGACTAGCTATTCTGAAAAAATGCAAACACCAGATATTAGTCAGAGTTCTAAGGTACACtgtaaaatcacaaaataaacttGCATTTCTGGTTTGGCGTGGTAGATTGCAAGAGCTTCAGAAGGGAGGACTTCACAAATCATAGCCTAGGAGTCCCATCACTGTTAAACTGCAAGGGAGAAGAAAACGATGTGTTATGATTTTGTCTGACTGTTGAACATGTCTGAACCATTATCAAAGGGCTAATATCAAATTGCCATTTTGTCAGTCTGAAGAAAACTATAGCCTGAAAAGTCATCATTCTAGCTACAGGTcaattaaaagatgataaatgataaattaacCAGCTGAAATATTTACTTGTTATTTCAGTGCATATATGTAGTTACCTGGTTGACCATGTCGCTAATTTCCTCATCCATGAATAACTTGGCTTCCTCGCTATTCATGAAGTCTTCCAGCAGTGATTTTTGGTCCCTGTATGCACAGTGACTATCATGCTCTCTAAAGTTTGAAGTTCCACTTCCACAGAGATTCATAGAAATTCCTTCACCATATTGCCctgaaaataaagaataaattgtCTTTATCATTGTGCTATAACACAGCtagtctttgttttttccctttttttttcaagtttcttcTGAATTTCTTTACCATAGTTTCCCGTGTTAATTTCACCTTAAAAGAAATTACTcccaataatttaatttcccATTGGACAAATCTGTTTGGGGCTGGATGCGATGGTTCAACTTTGTgacaattctttttatataaaccaATAACAACATACACAGATCATAAAATACTCAGAAAAAAGGTGCAAAAATTACATACCAGGAAAATAACTCGGATTAGAAAGAACAGAAGCTGGGCTCCTGTCAATTAAAGTTTGTCCAAGCATCGGAAAGGACGGTTTGAAAGAAGCAGCAGGAGAGCATAAAAGAGGTGACAGATTACAAAGACCAGGATTTTGGCCGAAAGACTGAGATCCCGTGTACTCAGTAGGCAATTCCCATGTTGAACTAGATGCTGAGAAGTTTAAACCTTTGAATTCTGGCACTGGAACAGATTTTCTCATTGTGATATTGCTAGATAACGAGTTTTCTAGGAAAACATTCTGTTTACTTGGCTGAAAAAACATTCGTTTCGAATCTGTACAAGAACTAGCTAGTGATTGTGGCTTCGGTGTAGAATCACCATAAGTGTTCCAAAGACCGTTCTTTGTGGCTGAAATTCTTCCATACCTATTCAAATCAGTCCCAGCGTTGTCTTGTTGGTTCATTTTATCCTTGTGCTTCTTCAACAAGTTTCGATATTTCTGTTaaacagagaaagaagaagagaaaaaaagtaaccaatACCTTCAATCCCACTAAACTGGCAAAAGATACTCTGTTGCCTACTACATTAGTCATTAAATAGTCAGAAATTGCATCGCTTAATCAATATCAATAGCCATTACGTTGTAAAGTAGATGTTGTATGAGAGAGTATGTGATCTAACTTACCTGAAGATGACTGGCAATGTTTTCTCGACTAAGACCTTCCACGTTCATCATTTCACGAATTCTTTTGGGCTGAACTCCTACATGAAGATCAAAGATACTCTTGTAAGAACACAAAAGAAGGATATGCTAAGACAAGCTAAGCCCATGAAAACATAGGCAcgatataaataaaattactaatcaTGTCACTAGCTAGCAAAGACTGTAGAAGAAAACTTACTCTCTCCACGTGCTTCTAGTTTCTCAACACAATCAACAAATTTAACATGGAGCTCGGAGGACCATGTCACCCTTGGTTTTTTACCACTACAAGCATCGCCATTTGGGTTACCGataatttctttctctttgacCCCCGTGACCTCTGCCTCTGCCATGGGTTCGGTTGAAGGCACTGATTCTTGTTCAATTATTTCCTTTGTAAAGCTACTAGATTTATCGGAAGAATCAGAGAGCCTCTTCCTTACAACATGCTGCCATATATTTTGCATTTCCTGTATTCTTACAGGTTTTAAGAGATAGTCTCTGGCCCCATGTCTTATTCCCTTCATTATGCTGCTTTGACTGTCCTCTGCCGAGACCACTGCAATTACTCcacaaaaaatatacatttattCTATAGTAATTAATCAAGGAAAGGCATGAACAAAGACATTAGGATTGGTGCGGGGGATGTTATAAGCTTACGAATCACGGGTAAGTCCATTTCAAGGCCTATGATCTCCAACAGCTTGAAACCATCCATGTCAAGCCTTTTAACATCAGTAATAACAACGTGGTAATCATTCTTGTTTTCCCTCAACATCTTCAAAGCTTCAGCTGCTAATGTTGTCGATGTAACTACAAGAAATGAAGAAGGCAAACATCAAACCAGATGaaattaagattatatatatttaataaatatcgaCCATGTCAATGTCTTCAATCTGATTTATAACCTTCATCATAATTGCGGGAATTTTTCAATGAACTCTTTAGCCTCCTTTTTTACTCGTTCGATTCATGTTTCTCAATCAAATTACTATTACCTTCCGATTGCAAAGTAAAATATATACTAAATATATAGTACTAACATTTAACGTTGACCATCATGGTAAAATATATACTAGCTAATTACACACATAACGTCATATAAGTTTTCATCCCGTACTGTCTGACTATAAATACAAGCCTAACCCTTTTCGGACAATTGTTTTCTTCTAGGTATAGTGTATcgttcaaggaaaaaaataaatatatatagtaatttgGCGTTGTCTCTTTCCTTCTCGTTAAGAATTTGACATTGCAGGTattaagagggaaaaaaaagattaaaagagaCATTCATAAATATTAATGGTGTTTCTATATAGTGATTAAGATCAATGGAATAGAACGATGGATTTGGCAAATTAGTGAGGATATTAGGGTTTTGCTGACAATTACCGATCAGCTTTTTTCCACCTTAAACTAGCTCggattaaatttatattttgtttagggCAACGTTCAAATTAATcccttttaatttgaattatataatcTTGTAATCATCTCTTTCTAAGACGGTTCATCACTAGTTCCTTTACAAATTCCaaattcttctctctctttttatgcttctactttgaattatataatCTTCACTTACGTGATAAGGAAaactaacataatttttttttttctggttcatAGAAACAATATGTAATTTAAGGCACCCATGATTAAGAATATTATAAGGGAAACTCAAAACCCTAGATTAGTAAAAAACAGTTAATTAACGATACCTAAACTGAAAACAAACTAGTAATTCTCTTACGTCCAAAATCTCCACATAAACTCATAACagtttatataattaaagaacTAGCGATAGGAATAATTAACAAACCTCTGTATTGACACTTTTGGAGGATGGCTACTAAATACTTGAGGCAGACAACGTTAGCATCAATGGCTAGAACTCGCAAATCCGCGGGATTGAACATGTCGCCACGGCCCTCGTCATGCATTGATATCTCACTCACTTCATCATTATTCTTAGCCATATTAGGCTTCAAATCAAGATTCTCAATCGCTTTCTAGAGATTGTGCAATGAAGGGCTTCGTAAACCTTGTGATGGGAAAAGGAAATTTACATATACGTACGTAGAGGAGCAATAATTGTAACCATTCAAgactactatatatataattgaatacTCATGAGAGAAAAGTTACTATAATTTGAtgctattaattaattgattcattGATGGAGATACAATGCTGCTTAAATATTGTTTCACGTCTCTAAATCAAGAAATAATGGACAGGTCAtcagatttaatttaattcccTTAATAATCCTTCTTTATTGTTAGAGAGtcggctttttttttaataagaacaAATAGTTTTACTAGTGAATCATATTGTTTTgacatgataatattaaaaataaattttaaaaaataatatatattattttaatatattttcaaataaaaaacattaaaataaaataaaaaaagaatacccAATTCAATAATAACATTAGAACACTGAAGACTCTGAACCAATATAAGACCAGACGAAAAGCCCACAGTTCAGCCATCATATTAGTTGCATAGCCAATAGACCCAGAGAAATCTTTAATCCACAAGCCATGATGATCCCTAATGGTCTCCATCACCTGCCTTTCCTGGGTTTTCACAGCTTGACTGCGAGAATGGGCCTTGGCctcaaattctaaaaattaaaagatttatggatttcttttcaatttctataaatgcttttctttttaatcaagaTTTTCTATGcttattaattcatcaaatttcttaatttgaattgaaggcCAAACTTAACtctgatttgatttaaaaagatatatcaaCAAATACATTAAACTCCTAAACATCATATAAACATATCAAAGTGTGATTATGTCTAATCTATTTTAACCCTTTCAGTTGCCTAGTAATCAGCTTCCCAAAGACTCGAGAAAATCTCCATTGCTTTGTTCTTAGGAGAAGGCAAGTCATGGGTCAGCCAAATTGATTTgtcaaaagcaaaacaacattctattatttaaaaaaaaaaatacgacatcatttcaaatttttaactaatatgttattttagaattttttttaaacatggttattttgaaacaaaactggggaaaaaattcaaacaaaattcaagaaaaaaaaccatgtcattgttttatttttcttacatcaaagctgttttgaaaaataaaattaaaattaaaattaaaaatgaaaaaaattacttgagtcATCAGATCTTGGATTAActcatcaaagttttttttatattaattatataatagattaaaaaaaacccaatttaaaGTAAGATCCGAATTGATGGCCATTGGATTGACTCACCGAGCTAgatttcaaaacaattaaattacaatTATGATTGATTCAGCTATATTGACGAACCATTTCATTTTGCATTAACAAGTAATTTCAATGAATGaacggggaaaaaaaagaatagtaaCTTGAATTCCTATATTTGTTTTGAACTTAGGTTATATATATGTCTTTTGGTTGTTAAATCTCTGCACTTCTGTGGTTAAAACTTGTAATAAAGTGATTCAATATGCTTCAGAAAATGGCAAGTTGTTTGAGTCTCTATAAGTCACATACAATAACCAGTCCCTGGGAGGGAAGATGGTGGTTCCATGAAAATTTTGTGATCACAAACTGTTTTCACTGCTTTTATCTTACTTCTTGAATCAATCATACCAACTGGGTCAAATACATACCTATTGCCCAACACAGTCACATTTCCTTTcgtaataatgataataatctATTTAAAGTAAAGTAGTAAATCATGACTGATCAACGGCTGCAGTGATCCTAGCAATATACTAGATAGGTGGCTTGTGCTGCGCTACGGTACGGTGATGAAAATCATAGACACAAGGCCACACAATAATGATAAATGAAGGGGAGAAATTCAGATTTTCTGCAATAACAAGTTAATTTTCTGTTGCTGCTTACCAGCGTATGCTTAATTTTTCCTTTCTGACACGctaaatatttaatatgaaagtaaattACACTAATTTATGTTTGAGAAAACAGAGGTCATTCATTCTAAAAATTACATGCAAATATTACATATGTACATCAAGCAACCaaattatattcatatatatatatggtgattAAAATCTAGGAGTTACAAGCTATATTCATATATATGGTGATTAAAATTTAGGGTTTACATTAGGGTTTACATGTTCACACTACACTCTGGAGGGAAGCCTAGAGGGAATCGCTTTGTGTCCGTGCAATAATTGtaaatcatgaaattctttTGCACCCACTTGAGCCTTTGGAAACTTGTGGCATCGAATTGTTTCCATAGCCAAGAATTCTTTGAAGAGCAAGCTGCTCTGCCAGAAGACCAAATACAAGCGTCAGCATTGAAGTTCCTGTAAGAAGCAGTGAAAGGAGCTCGAGTCCAGTCAGTCTTGATAAGACCGCCTCTAGTGGCCCAGTCATCAGCGTTCCAGAGGCTTGAGTATATTctcatttgttgtttctttggGAAGGGAACCCCAATTGACTCCAAATTCTTAAACTCTCTAATGGGTTTCCCGTCAACTGAGAAGCTGAAAAAGATAACAAAGAACCAAGTTATGAAGgagatagaaattaaaaatgaataaaccaCAAGAAGGATAGTAACGATTCCTACATGATGAGTTTGGGATTCCATAGAATGGAATAGGTGTGAAAGTCTGCTGTGGGGTCAAACCATAGACGAAATTGTTGCTCTCTGTCACCCTTGCCTTGACTGTAAACATTAGTATGTAGCGTGTAAGGATCTCCACTCAAGTTGCCTAAGAATTCAAAGTCTATCTCATCCCATGAATTCCCTGATGATTTCAACTGAAATACAAACATTAAGGACATGTATTAGGATTCTTATCATAGCTTGCTGGCGTAGCTGAATTATGAAGTAGACATGTTCAAAAAGAAACTATAAATTACATAGTAGGCAGTGACAGTGCCAGCAGAGTTGCCAGGTACAAGTTTGAGTTGCATGTCAATCTTGCCAAAGAGATACTCATTCTTTGATTGAAATCCCGAGCCCGAAGCTTTGTCAAGAGACAGAGTAAGAAGGTCTCCGTTGTTGAGTATCTTACCACGGCCATTTCCCCAGGATATGTCAAATTCTTGGTAGAATTTACTAGCGGTACAAGAAACAATCAAAGAGCTATCCAAGAGAGAAATCagcagaaaaattaaaataccagTACTTGACTTATAAGAAGCCATTGATTCAGACCCCATACAAGGTGGAAATGAGATCCAGAAATTGTAAATTGATTCGAACAGGGCACTGTAAATATAGGCAAGGATAGCAAGTCAAAGGACAAAAAACATTATACATGTGTTTTTGGAAGGTTCCTTGTCGACGAGAACTTGAATTTGAAGCTGTCAACAAATGGCAAGTGCAGGcataaatgacaaaaaagaagaaatcaagaaatggTCCAAAACTTGTGATACTTTTCGTTTCATTCCCTAACTGGAACTATTATGACATTTGCATGGCCAAATGTTCATTGCTTATCCGTCTCAAATTTGGTGACGATAATCTATTCCCACCGCATACACAATTTGGGCCTTTGAACCATCACCAAACTCCAAAATGGTTGCTACATGCTTACTCTCTACTATCATCCTCCAGCATGAAAGTACTGTCTGTCAAAATCTCAGGAACAGATTCCCTTTGAGGCAATATAGTcgttcttgtctttttttggtGACTGTATTATATCACCAACttgcttttggattttttttaagaaaacagcaaacataaatttttgatgaaataatatcattttaaaaaaatttaatcaaataatatattttgatattattgtagAAGCTAATGTCGCGCTTGTAAAATATGATATCACtaaatatataagtttataACCGTAATAAGACCCGCGACAAAATAATAGTTGATGTCGTGGTTAACAACCATAACGTTTAGTCAAATATTGTATTTCTAAACCGTGATATTATTGAAATGTATGCTAAACCGTGATATCTTCAAATTgtgttatttcaaaaaaaaaatatcatgtgtTAATTCgctatttaattatattttgtgtgctaatttttcaatttatccctTGTTTTTCAAGGCCGCACTCGGGAAATCATAGACTAAAATTATTACAAGAACAAATTGTTAATCCCATCACTAAAATCCATTACTATAGGGATGTTTAGAAGTGGTagcgatttttttttaaagtgtttttcactcagaatgtattaaaataatattttttattttttaaaaattatttttaatatcagcacatcaaaacgattcaaaaataaaaaaaatattaattttaaataattgtttttttaattttcccaaCCCCAATTTAGAATGCAACGTCAAACAGGGGCCACAACTTTAAATTGaactttgacaaaataaaataaaataaaataaaatacttgcCATTAGATGAAGGGGTCTCAAATGTGGTTAGTTTTTGAGGTGAAAGGAGGACCAAATATCATTAAATGCAATTCTCAAAATCAGATAAGACCACAGGCTTACTAGATTtcgttattttgttttgttttgttttttaaaaagatttcaaatgtaAAGTCACTTGGCTTATTACTATATATGCCACTACTACCAATTAGAACGAGAggaattatatttgattaatgaaggACTCCTCTTATTACATAATCTATTGTTCAGCCAttgaaccaaataaataaataaaataaaataaaatatagagttAAATCGAAAGGAAAACAAGGCCTCAAATAttataattcatcaattattataagTTTAGTTTCAGTTTTATCCCAAACAATTTtggtattaattttatatctagcaatttagatttttctattgaggtattttttaaattaattaacataaaccATTAAGAAATCAGGTGAAAATCACATAAATAAACCCATCcccaaatcaatttaatttgtccACTATTTTCCTTTAAAGTGGGGCTCATGTTCTTTAacatgagcttttttttttttttttatgataattgatTCTAACATGCGtctctcaatttaaaaattcaattgatggagattaagaaattgcaaaaaaaataattcggaGCAAAATTGATTGTTTATTTGTAGCGTCAATTATTTTTAGAGAAGATATATATTTAGACAAAATCAATAATATGTAAAGCCATCAATCTATATCGAGATTCACGTTTTGAAGCatctatatgattttattttcttttaaaatggaaaattcaacatcttaattaattatgataatacgTACTCAGCTTTGAAAGCTGCTAAAGAAAAAGGGTTTCCTCACGGAAATTATAAGAGGGATTACCGTGATTAATACCCAATATTAGAGgtatgttttaaaatgtttttttacaaatattttaaaattatatataattttttttaaaaaatcattttaatattaacaaaacaatGCGTTGCCTGTGAGTTTATTGCAAGTCCCTGTAAGGATTGTCGCTCAGCTAGCTAGAGATTACGCAATGACTCGTGCAACTTGTTTGTCTGTATATGAACAAAACAATGCGTTGCCTGTGAGTTTATGCAAGTTCGTCAACTTTCATTTGGCTGCTGGTGGTCCACTCCAAATTTGATGTTATGGCGAACTCGTGAACTTGAGATAAGCTTGAAGAAacttttcacattcaattttgtttttttttttaattgtttgatacaattaaaaaaaaaaacaaattaagctcACTGTCCTTTTATCATGATTCAAGTTCCAAGCCTGTGATGATATTGGAGTATTAACCCAAGCTTGTGATTATTCCATCTCCACCtttataacttaaatttttttcagaattgttttaaTAGTTTGCTAAACGTTCCAATGTAATGAATACTTTACCTCTTGAAGTTGTTTTCTTAGTTTCCaagtattttctctaaaatgtcATGACATGGGGatttaaattggaaaaaaaaatatataatacaatatatatatatatatatatatatatattgaatgtcATGTTTCATGAACAACCTTATTCATTACCAACCCTGTATGATAGAGACATATTCGATGGAAACATAacatagagaaaataaattgtaatatAGTTCAGGTTTGCGAGCAAAACCATATCCTTAGctataataacatttttttgaagtttctttCTATCTTTAGATTTCTTTGTTTCTCTTAATTAAGCTAACAATGCAATTATTGGTTATCTGGGTTCCTTTTGCACTGCTTGAGAACTCAAAAACCAGCAAGAAATTATGGTCTTCCAAGCAGGTTTACATGAAACTGGGTTGCTGGAAATTGTTGAATTGTAGGAGCTCTGAATCCTGATTCTTCCATGTTATAAActttcaaagtttattgattCTTCCTGAGAGCAACAATGTGGATGCTCCAAGTAGTTAATATGGTACTGAATTATCTGTAAGAGTACTTCGTTTTTTGCATGCAGAAAGTGATTAAATCACCGTCTTAGATTACATATCTAAGGGCATGGTCTGATTGCTTTTCTTGCACCCAACTCTGATGTGGTTGATGATCTATGGCTAGAGCCATAGAGCCATGTTCTTGGCAGGTGAGTCATTTCACAACTGAGTGCATGTTAACTCCGATGATCAAGGTCGATTTTATGAATCCTCATAGCTTCTAGTTTTTATGATGAGATGATccattaatcaatttaaaaaataatagtaaaatataCATATCAGCATGAGCGTGATGATAATTCTTAAGAAGCTAGCTAAAATGATCTTTTAGCTAcaatttagctagaaaaataggAAGCATGAGCGTGGATGGTTTTAGGGATGGTAAAATCATAGAAGCGCAGAGCTGTCTCTTTTGGAATGGACTTGTTTCTCTGTTTTGAGCTTGATGACTTTTATGAGGTAGCTGCCATGCCAGTTCTTCCTCAACTTGTGCTTTCTAACTGGTGGACTTCGCCCGTTACTTGCATTGGATTTACGGCATCCCAGTTCCCAAAGGTACCCCGGGCCTGTCcgatataataataaaagttgtattaattatttttttaagatctcaaataattctatatgataaaaaatatatatatgaagattcTAAGCCTTTCTTtctgtggaaaaaaaaaccatggtcTGCCTGTTGAATTATGAAAAGCTAGGTATTTTCGAGCACAATTATCAAACCCCatctattattatttcatgTGCTAAAAGAAAGGTGTAAAAGCTCTTTCACATTCATATAAAACAGTGAATGAGaggctccttttttttcttttttaaatcataatttttcttttttttctttgattgaatttatttatttatttttttaattccatacttcaaaattacattaattttaaattgattttcataatttgtttcagtatacttctatgaagttattgtaattttaaacaaacattttaatatttggttagtACTTAATTTTGtaatcatctatttttattatcgtacgtatccttcaataaaaaataaatcaaagctGTTAAATCTAGTAGAGTCCATGATCTGGATCATGGGCTTGGCAGGTTAAGCTGCAAAATCTGGattgatccaatatattgttatcttaatattagaaaaataatgtcatcttcaaacttttttaaagttaaacaaCGTTTTTTTACCGGTCTTTCATGTTGTCTTTGAACCCGTCAAGTCAACTGGGTCACGTAGAGCCTCCTGagtgagttaattttaaatctaaactAGATAAAGAATCGGTCGAAAGGTTTCAAGGTTGACCTACTGGGTCgggcttttttttataaaaaaaacatctttattt includes:
- the LOC7461591 gene encoding two-component response regulator ARR14, giving the protein MAKNNDEVSEISMHDEGRGDMFNPADLRVLAIDANVVCLKYLVAILQKCQYRVTSTTLAAEALKMLRENKNDYHVVITDVKRLDMDGFKLLEIIGLEMDLPVILVSAEDSQSSIMKGIRHGARDYLLKPVRIQEMQNIWQHVVRKRLSDSSDKSSSFTKEIIEQESVPSTEPMAEAEVTGVKEKEIIGNPNGDACSGKKPRVTWSSELHVKFVDCVEKLEARGERVQPKRIREMMNVEGLSRENIASHLQKYRNLLKKHKDKMNQQDNAGTDLNRYGRISATKNGLWNTYGDSTPKPQSLASSLPEFKGLNFSASSSTWELPTEYTGSQSFGQNPGLCNLSPLLCSPAASFKPSFPMLGQTLIDRSPASVLSNPSYFPGQYGEGISMNLCGSGTSNFREHDSHCAYRDQKSLLEDFMNSEEAKLFMDEEISDMVNQAIVFFRLTKWQFDISPLIMVQTCSTVRQNHNTSFSSPLQFNSDGTPRL
- the LOC7488984 gene encoding probable xyloglucan endotransglucosylase/hydrolase protein 23, with protein sequence MGSESMASYKSSTGILIFLLISLLDSSLIVSCTASKFYQEFDISWGNGRGKILNNGDLLTLSLDKASGSGFQSKNEYLFGKIDMQLKLVPGNSAGTVTAYYLKSSGNSWDEIDFEFLGNLSGDPYTLHTNVYSQGKGDREQQFRLWFDPTADFHTYSILWNPKLIIFSVDGKPIREFKNLESIGVPFPKKQQMRIYSSLWNADDWATRGGLIKTDWTRAPFTASYRNFNADACIWSSGRAACSSKNSWLWKQFDATSFQRLKWVQKNFMIYNYCTDTKRFPLGFPPECSVNM